In Brachypodium distachyon strain Bd21 chromosome 2, Brachypodium_distachyon_v3.0, whole genome shotgun sequence, one genomic interval encodes:
- the LOC100837866 gene encoding uncharacterized protein LOC100837866, translating to MADAGGLELAAVLTGGFFVVLLVLLAVVLVRRWWRGREAAASGRGFVLFGVCFPEDRSQQRSRTYRRRASRGGEASAGDDEEPGESELARWKKLFGGPARCLSTIEEGTEKGTPAATTPAFCSPPPSPDRRDGRTTLQAV from the coding sequence AtggccgacgccggcggcctgGAGCTCGCCGCGGTGCTGACAGGCGGGTTCTTCGTCGTGTTGCTCGTCCTGCTCGCCGTCGTTCTCGTCAGGCGGTGGTGGCGCGGCCGCGAGGCCGCAGCGTCCGGCCGCGGCTTCGTCCTGTTCGGCGTCTGTTTCCCGGAAGACCGCTCCCAGCAGCGCAGCAGGACGTACCGGCGACGGGCGTCGCGGGGCGGGGAGGCGTCGGCGGGCGACGATGAGGAGCCTGGCGAGAGCGAGCTCGCGAGGTGGAAGAAGCTTTTCGGGGGGCCAGCCAGGTGCCTGTCCACGATAGAGGAGGGGACGGAGAagggcacgccggcggccacgacGCCCGCGTTCTgcagtccgccgccgtcgccggaccGAAGAGACGGTAGGACGACTCTCCAGGCGGTATAG
- the LOC100844756 gene encoding glutathione transferase GST 23: MDHGGEYAPDEKVELLGTWSSPYVFKVIWALTMKGVEYEYVEEDLRNKSGALLSLNPLHKKVPVLVYRGKPVAESDVIVEFIDEAWKDRGGGGRILPEDPYERAMARSWVIFARDVLSPPIWKWFTAPGEEEQEGAREAAVAQLLVLEEELGRKEFFAGDCVGLVDLSLGALAYVIPIYEEITGTRIVTEERLPCLSAWMGRFLSSPPAKDHLPPLEKLKLRYRAMREAFLKIG, from the exons ATGGACCATGGAGGGGAATATGCGCCGGATGAGAAGGTGGAGCTGCTGGGCACATGGTCGAGCCCCTATGTCTTCAAGGTAATTTGGGCGCTGACGATGAAAGGCGTGGAGTACGAGTACGTCGAGGAGGACCTGAGGAACAAGAGCGGCGCGCTGCTGTCGCTCAACCCCCTGCACAAGAAGGTCCCCGTGCTGGTCTACCGCGGCAAGCCGGTGGCGGAATCCGACGTCATCGTCGAGTTCATCGACGAGGCCTGGAAggatcgcggcggcggcggccgtatCCTCCCCGAGGACCCCTACGAGCGCGCCATGGCGCGTTCCTGGGTGATATTCGCTCGGGACGTG CTCTCACCGCCGATCTGGAAGTGGTTCACGGCGccgggcgaggaggagcaggagggcgcgcgcgaggccgccgtcgcgcagctgctggtgctggaggaggagcttgGCCGGAAAGAGTTCTTCGCCGGGGACTGCGTCGGGCTCGTCGACCTGTCGCTCGGCGCGTTGGCTTACGTGATTCCGATATACGAGGAAATCACTGGCACACGGATTGTGACCGAGGAGAGGCTTCCTTGCCTGTCCGCGTGGATGGGGAGATTCttgagctcgccgccggcgaaggaCCACCTGCCGCCGCTAGAGAAGCTGAAACTCAGGTACCGAGCCATGCGTGAAGCTTTTCTGAAGATCGGCTAG
- the LOC106866172 gene encoding atherin-like codes for MRKTHHRSNRRFPAEGEGQAAPAPPAPSQHSTQTEGSARIGATGTRGAAKRARAAAPPARATAFKPPRAGVTATRASTSTAPPTSAKPAGTRAPTPARSAPATRASTSTAPQPSVRPTRTTASTLPARYTQGIDQGQSSRSKLTPVRGRGKAKGSRVMQYFTASRGANAE; via the exons ATGAGAAAGACACATCACAGG AGTAATAGGAGGTTTCCAGCTGAAGGAGAAGGACAAGCAGCTCCTGCACCACCAGCTCCATCACAGCATAGCACTCAAACTGAAGGCAGTGCAAGAATTGGTGCTACTGGCACCAGAGGAGCTGCAAAAAGGGCTAGAGCTGCTGCTCCACCAGCTAGAGCTACTGCATTCAAGCCTCCAAGGGCCGGTGTTACTGCAACCAGGGCATCTACAAGCACTGCACCACCAACATCAGCAAAGCCAGCAGGTACCAGAGCCCCAACACCTGCTAGAAGTGCTCCAGCAACCAGGGCATCTACCAGCACTGCACCACAGCCATCTGTTAGGCCAACTAGAACAACTGCAAGTACACTACCGGCAAGGTACACTCAAGGAATTGACCAGGGCCAAAGTTCAAGGAGCAAATTGACACCAGTCAGAGGAAGAGGGAAAGCAAAAGGGAGCAGGGTTATGCAGTACTTCACAGCCTCAAGGGGTGCAAATGCCGAGTGA